The genomic stretch AGCTAAATTCATAAGGCCGGTCTTTAAGAAATGGCCTTGGCAATTCCAATGGTTTCGCACCATTTTTCTTCTCTTTCCAGAATTCTCCGTGAAGGCGATCAATTGTTGCCCCCCCCGGATATCCCAGTCCCATAGTGGCCGCCACCTTGTCGTACGCCTCCCCGACGGCATCGTCGAGGGTGCCGCCCAAATGACGTACCTGTCCCCGCTCCTCAACACGGTAAAAATCCGTATGACCTCCCGAGGCGACAAATGCCAGATGCGGATATGGTGGAGGTCCCCCAAAGGCACCTGGGGCGGGCTCTCCCGCTTGGCCTGGTGCGGGGTTATCGAGATAAAGTGAGTGGATGTGGCCGTCCAGGTGGTTGACACCAACCAGCGGGAGCCCTTTGCTCCAAGACAATGCCTTCGCCGCCGAGAGTCCTACAAGTAGGGCGACTATCAGCCCGGGACCGCGTGTCGCCGCCACGCCGGCAATATCGTCCAAACTCACTGCGGCTCCATCGAGCGCGGCAAGAATCACCGGTTCTATCGATTCGAGATGACGCCTCGATGCCAGCTCTGGCACAACTCCGCCGAATCGGCTGTGCACATCATCCTGAGACGCCACAATATTGGAAAGAACGCGAGGGGCCAAACTGGCATCCTCGAAATCGAGAACAGCCGCTGCCGTCTCATCACAACTCGACTCAACTCCTAAAACGTACAAATTCACCTCTCGTATTCACCACTACAAAAAATCTAAAAATGACTCTATATCAAAGTGAGTTTGGTTCAGGAACAGGAACACTTGGGGAGAAGATAACCCTCCCCGAGCAGCAGTGAATTGCATTTTCGGATGGCCAAACACAATGCCCCAAAGAGGCACTCGACTATTTCACTCGCCAAGCACTTCAGGGGAACAAATCAATTTTCAAGAACCGACACTGCCTTTGGTTTCAGCCTTTGCATTTCCGAGCAAATAGTCGATTGCCCGCTCCAACTGGACGTCCTTTAGTTTCCCAGGCTCCGCTCCCTGAACAACAGCGGCGCTCGATTCAGAATCCGATGGTTTAACCGTCTTGATGCCTTTTTTCTCATCCTCGCTCGGGAGATGTCCTGGTAGATCCCGCTCCCGAATTATTCGCCTCCGAGACGAGCGCGAGGGCTGTGAGACGATGATATCGGGCTCGATACCCTTGCCCTGGATCAAGCGACCTTTCGGCGTGTAGTAAAGTGCTGTTGTCAGGCGCAGACCCGAACCATCAGTCAGAGGAACGATAGTTTGTACGGACCCCTTGCCAAAAGTTTTCTCGCCCATGATCGTCGCCCGCTTAAGGTCTTGAATCGCACCGGCAACGATTTCTGAGGCACTCGCACTTCCGGGATTCACAAGAACGACTACCGGCATCTTGGTTTTAAATCCATCCTCAGAGGAGGTATAGCGGTTCTGCTGATTTTCCATTCGCCCCTTGGTGTAAACGATAAGCTGGCCTGACCCGAGGAAAAGATTAGAAACGGATACCGCCTGGGAGAGCAACCCACCAGGGTTGTTTCGCAAGTCGAGGACGAGGGCTTTGATTTTTTCATTTTCGAACTTCTTTACGGCCTTGCTCACCTCGCGCCCCGTGGTGGATTGAAAACTTCTAATCCGCACATAGCCGATGCCGTTTCGCAATTTCCTTGACCCCACGCTTTTAATTCGGATTACCTCGCGGGTAATCGTAAATTTGAGCGGCTTCTCCTCGCTTTTCCTGAAAACCGTTATGGTCACCTTGGTTCCGGGACGTCCACGAAGTTGGCGAACGGCACCTTGCAAGTTCATCTCCTTGGTGCTCTTCCCCTCGATCTCGATGATCTGATCGCCCGCCTTGACTCCCTCTCGATAGGCTGGGGTGTCCTCTATCGGGGTGACGACGGTCAGAATGCCGCCACGGGTCGTAATCTCGATGCCAAGCCCGCCAAAGCGACCCGATGTTTCGACCTGCATCTCTTTATAGAATTCGGGAGACATGTAGCTCGTATGTGGATCCAGCGTCTTCAGCATCCCCCGGATCGCTCCCCGGATGAGCTTCTGACCTTCTATCTCGTTGACATAGTTCGACTCCACTAGGGAGAGAACCTCGGTGAACGTACGAAGCTCGGGATAAGCCGATTTTTCACGCGCTGAGGTAATCCCGAGAGGACCTACAGCAATCCCAACGGCTAATCCCCCCGCTGCGGCTAACCAGAGGAGCCAACCGCCGAATTTACGATTTTTTGACATATCTAACACTCCCAAAATTACGGCCAGAGAAAATTCGAGGCGCGTTCATCCACGAGGCGCAAGCCATTGTAGCGCCTTTAATGGGATTGATCCTCTTCGAATCTCAAAATAAAGAGCAGACTCTCCGAGGACGCCAGTCGTCCCCACACGCGCGATAACGCGGCCAGCCCCCACTTTCTCGCCTCGCTCGACGAGCACCTCACCGGTCCCGCCATAGACTGTGTAAATCCCCGCACCATGGCGTAGGATCAATAATCGACCATACCCTCGGACCCAGTCCGAGTAAACGACCTCCCCGGCAGCCACAGAACTAATGGAGGTGCCCTCCGGGGCTCGGATACGGATTCCCCGGCTGGCCTTCCCATTGCTCTGCCTAAGAATCTTTCCTGATACGGGCCAGGGCAGACGCCCTTCCATTTTATCGAACAACACGGCATCCCGGTCTATTCTCGAATCCCTGGATTTCATCAATGTGGTGATGGCATCACGCATAGCGTCGCGAGAGCCTTCAAGCGCCTTTACCACCCGCCGACGGCGTGTCTTGTTTTTCTCAAGGTGGGTCAGCCGACGACTCCGGCGAGAATAGTATCGCGCCAGGCGGGCCTTGACACGGGCCTGCTTTTTCTTCAAAGAAGATTGCCGCTCGACCTCTGCCTCTGCCTCGGCCCTTGCCTCGCCCAGACGCACCTCAGCCTCCCGGTAGCCCAATAGGAGGCGCTGATCATGGCGGGTAAGACGGCTCACGAAAGACCATCGATCGACCAAATCCCACACCGATCGCGACATCACTATGAGACGCACGCTCCCGGCACTTCCTCCCATATAGAGGGCTCGGAGCCTTTGACGAAGCTTTTTTTTACGCTCTACCTGCTCCTCGCGCATTTTCTCGACCTTGGCGAATATTTCTTTGTGCCGCACCACAGAGCGAGCTTCCTGCCGGGCAAGTAATCTGAGGCTTTGATCCTCAACTGACAGCCGCGCAGAGAGCCGATCAAGGCTCGTGAGTAGGCTTTCGGTCTGAAGTTGCCCCTTGGACACGAGATCTCTCTCTTTCGCCAAGCGCTCCTCTATTCGCCGAAGTTGCGATTCATCTTTTTTAATTTCTCGATCTAGTCCCTGAAGCGTCTGCGCACCCAGGGTCGGGGTGCCCTCAGTCCCTACCATCAGCGCCAAGACAAACGTAAAAACGCAAGCCAGCTGCCGACTCACCACCATTTTAGGCATAAGGCCTATCAAGCTATTCCCTTTGCTTTCGAAGATAGTGGCCCACGGTGAGCGAACTGCCCAGAAAGCCAAGACTCGCGCCTGTGCCGAGCAAAATAAAGCCCAACGGCCAGCCGCCGGGCTGAATCGAGATATCCACCCCCGAGAAACCTGACAGCATAGGAAGAAATATCGCGTGATACACCATCAACAACACGGCATATGCCATGGCACCCCCCAGCGCGCCACACAGAACGCCCTCGGTCACGTAGGGCGTCCTAATGAAACCATCGGTCGCCCCGACAAGGTGCATAATGGCGATGTCATCCCTTCGGGCGAAAAGCGTTAGACGAATCGTGTTGGCGATGATGAAAAGAACGCCCAGCCCCAGGAGCACCGATACCGTCCAAACCGCAAGACGCAGGAGCCATATCGCCCCCTCAAGCCGCCTGAGCCAGACAAGATCGTTTCTCAGACGCTCAACACCCGGCATGAGACGAACCCTCGCCATGAGCGATTCGATGTTCGCTGTCGTTCGCGAGTCGGGCCGAAGAATCACCTGCATGGAGGGGGGCAAAACTTCTTTGCCCAGCCCATCGAGAATATCAGCGTTGGGTCCAAGTTGTACGCGAAAACTCTTGAGGGCCTCAGTGGCCGAGCGCTCGGCAATTCGATCAACCGCCTCGTGCTTAATGAGCAGCGCCCGGATCGCAGCCTTTTGGGCAGGGGTGGTATCCTCCTTGAAGAATATCTCGATCTGGAATCTTTCTCTCCAGTTTTCAATAAGATAGGAGACATTTACCTGCACGATCCACAGCGCCCCGAACAAGATCAGGCTGATCATCGTCGTCATGACGGTGAGCGCCGCAACGGCGCGGTTCTCCCGCATGTCGAGGAGCGCTTCTTTTAAGAAATAGGGAAACGACTGAAACCAGCTGGTCACGGCCCGGCCCTTAACTGATTACCTGTCCGTTTTCCAAATGGACAGTGCGGGCGCCGATATATTCGATAACGGAGCGATCATGGGTGGCGACGACCACCGTTGTCGCCAGGCGGTTCACCTCGCGAAAAACGTCCATGACCTCTTGTGCCATATCGGGATCGAGATTCCCCGTCGGCTCATCGGCAATTAGAAGGGGCGGCCGGTTAACAAGCGCTCGCGCAATGGCAACGCGCTGCTGCTCGCCGCCCGACAACACCTTGGGAGACAAATCTCTTTTTTCCGCCAGCCTGACAAGCTTGAGCACGGCGTATACGCGCCGCCTCGCCTCACTCGCCGACACCCCGATGGCCCGCTGACAAAAGGCAATATTCTCAAAAACCGTCCGGCGATGCAGCAGCTTGAAATCCTGGAACACGACGCCAATCCCGCGCCTGAGTCGAGAAAGCTCCTTGCGGCGAAGATGCGTGATATTGCGACCAGCAACAAACACCTGCCCCCGATCAGAAACCTCAGCGCCATAAAGAAGAGAGAGCAACGTGGTTTTTCCTGCGCCGCTGGGGCCCGTAATGAAAACAAACTCGCCCCGCCGAACCTGAAGATCAATATTCTGGAGAACATAGCGCCCATCTTCATAGCGCTTCCAGATACCCGCAATCCGGATCATATCCGGTTGCTCATCGGCAGCTTGGGCTTGCTGGCGATCAACAATAGGGATTGTCCTTGGTGGCGACTGCAATTCGTCAATCTCCCTGCTCATAAATATTCACCGCCGGTAATACTCCCCGCTGGGCGGCGGCATGTCCCTTTAAGCACAAGGACACGCTCGACACCTTAACTATTTGCTTTTAATGCGGATAAGGCAAGAGGCCCAAAATCTAATAAGAGGCGGGGATAAGTAATCTAATCAGATAGAATAAAAGAAAACAACCAAATTGTCACCGCCGGATTTATCGCCTTCCAAACAAAACCCCCCGCGCCCAATCTCTTGAGCGCGGGGGGTAGGCTTTGAGTGAATAGCGAGAAGCCTGTACTTCGATTGAATAGTGAGCAGCGCTATGCCCTGCACTTCAAGTGAGCAGCGCGAAGCCCTGCGATTCGTTTTGCTTTTACTTACCTTTCTTCAGGTACAGGCCTTTAATAAAATATCCACTTCGAATATACAATAATTTTAGTTCCAGGAGCCACAACAGATCCCGCATCCGGCCTGGCATTGTAAACCACTTGTTTTTGTCTTTTATAAGAGGAGCTCTTCTGGTCAGAATACACAATGTAAGTCAGTCCGGCATTTTTAACCGCCTCTAAATACTGAGCCTGTGAAGTTTGTTCTGGAATATAACGAGGGACCCTGTTGACGTTTCTGCCTACCGTGATCGCGACCGAATTCACGTAAGGTATGGTACCCCCGGTCGGCGTCTGGGTTAACACCTTGCCATGGAGATCCGGTTTATTAAAGACTTCCGGATAGGTGGCTGTGACTTTGACGCCCATTTCTGACATCTTCGCCGCCGCAAACGTCGCATCGGCCTGGGTCTTCGTCATGCTCACCACGTTCGGGAGCTTTAGCATAACCTGGAAAAGTCTGAGCGCGACCGAAGTTCCGGGAGCCGCTATTGAGTTCGCGGCCGGGTTCTGAGCGTCAACCTGACCGTTTCTACTCGCGGACTCGGGGCTACTAATGATTAATTGATATGTGATCTCGCTGCTTGCGATTAAACCCACCGCCGCTAGCGCCGCCTGGGCCTCGGCCAGTGTCTTGTACGCCAAGTTCGGGACTAGCGTGCCACTTTTGTAAACCTTGAGTGCGACCGAGGACACCCCACCTGTGAAGCCCGCAACAGGACTCTGGGCAGAAACCTGGCCTTGTAGATCCAGGCGATTCGCGATGTTTGTATAAGAGAGGGCGAGTGGGACGCCTTTATCGGGAGACAGGCCCAGCGCTACAAGCGCCGCCTGGGCCTGGGTCAGCGCCATGCCCACGAAGTTGGGGAGCGAAATCTTCCAATATTGGTTGTTCCCGCCATGACACCCCCATTGCTGGATATTGGCCCCGTCTGCCTTGCTGGCAACGACAACATCCAGGCATTTGCCGCTGTGGGCGGGCTTGATCTGGTAATACTCTACGCTTTTTTTAACAAGTGCCCACTTTTGGTTGTTTCCGCCATGACACGCAAATTGGTGGATATTGCCCCCGTCTGCCATGCTGGCCACGGCAACGTCCAGGCATTTGCCGCTGTTGACGTTCTTGATCTGGAAATAATTTTGGCCGGTATTTACAAATTCCCAACTTTGGTTGCTTCCGCCATGACACGACCATTGCTGGACATTGGCCCCGTCTGCCTTGCTGGCCACGACAACGTCCAGGCATTTGCCGCTGTGACCGACCATTATCCTGGATTTCCACGTGCCGCTGTGACTCAATATTTTCAACGCCTCGGCGCGCGGCGCGGCGGCGAGGAGGAAAAATAGAATAGCGAACGTGAGTAAGGTGATGATTCCGGTGATTCGATTCTTTTGCATGGTCTTGCTCCAGTCGAGAGAGTTAAAAGAGTTTGCTTTCGTTCTCGTTCCGGTCATCGTTTTCATGGCTTATTCCCTTTCGGTTTAGCGGCCCGCTCAATGCGGGGAAGAGTAAGTAAGGTCTACCCCCCTACAAAGCAAGGGCCGTGCCAAAAGAGAATTTTGAGTCGATAAATAGATGATGCCAGTAAATACGGGGGTTTGGGGGATTTTATCTGAAATGCCCCCCGGTGGCATAGGCGGAGTTTCGCCGATTGGGGGTTTTTTATAAGCGAAATTTCGCCGATGGGCTGGGGTCTGAAATTAGCAGGGAGTGCATTTAAAATGTTTAGGAGAGAGTAGATCTAAAACAAAAAAAACCGCGCCCAAGAGTTGAGCTCGGAGAATAAGTATTCTTAGGAGCCACCGCCATATAAGCGGCTTGTGGGAAGGATTATTTCAGTTTCGCGGCCCTTCTGGCGATATTCTCGGGGGTGAATCCGAATTTCTCAAAACTCACCTTGGCCGGGGCGCTCGCGCCAAATCCACTCATCGCTATGACGCCCCCCGCATCGCCTACCCATTCGAGCCAGCCCTGCGAAGCGCCAGCCTCGACAGACAATCGCGCCCTCACGCCGGGCGGCAATACTTCGTCGCGGTAGCTTTGGGATTGCGCCCTGAAAAGATCCCAGCTCGGCATGCTCACCACGCGTGCATCAACTCCCTGGACAGAGAGCATATCCTTGGCCGCAAGACACAAAGAAACTTCCGAGCCCGTGCCAATAAGGATAACATCAGGCTCCTCGCCACCCTCTTTCGAGAGGATATAAGCGCCCTTGAGCACCCCTTCTGCGCCGCCTAAGTTTTCTCTATCTAGTGTGGGCAGGCCCTGCCGCGTGAGCACGAGCATGGTCGGCCCATCTTTGCGCTCTATCGCCGCGCGCCAGGCAAAGGCAACCTCGTTCGCATCCCCTGGTCGAATCAAGGAAAGATTCGGCATTACGCGGAGCGATGCGAGGTGCTCGACGGGCTGGTGCGTCGGGCCGTCCTCGCCAAGGCCGATAGAATCGTGGGTCATCAGATAAATCACCGGCTGCCCCATCAGAGCAGCCAGCCGAATGGCGGGCCTGGCGTAGTCGGTGAACACGAAGAAAGTCGCCGTGTAGGGGCGAATCCCGCCATGGAGCGACATACCTGAGGCGGCGGCGCACATAACATGTTCGCGCACGCCCCAGCGCATGTTGCGCCCCTCGTAGCTTCCTTTAAGAAAATCCCCTTCGCCGCTGATCAGTGTGTTGTTCGAGCCGGCAAGATCGGCGCTGCCGCCCATCAGGCTGGGCAAATTCCCGGCAATTGCGTTCAAGACTTTTCCCGAAACCGCCCGCGTTGCAATAGCACCGTCGGCTGGCGAGAAAACAGGAATATCCGCGTCCCACCCTTGAGGAAGGTCTCCGGTGAGGGCCGCCTCAAATTTTTCGGCCAATTCCGGATGGGCGCTCCGATAATCAGAGAGCTTAGTGTTCCATGCCGCCTCAGACTCGGCGCCGCGACGGGCGGCCTGCCCCATATGGGCGGCAACTTCATCCGGCACCAAGAACTTTTCCTTCTCGGGCCAGCCGTAGCTCTTTTTCGTCAACTCGATTTCTTCATCGCCCAGCGGCGCCCCGTGGGCCGTCGCCGTATCGACAAAATTAGGAGAGCCAAAACCAATGTGCGAGCGAAGGATAACCAGAGAGGGTTTGCTGCTCTCGGCCTTGGCATCCCCGAACGCCGATTCGAGTTTATTGAGATCGTTGGCCACATCGCCGATGTTCTGGACATGCCAGCCGTAGCTCTCAAACCTTTTGGCAACGTCCTCTGTATAGGCAAGATCCGTCGAGCCCTCGATGGTTATCTTGTTGTCGTCAAAAAGAACGATGAGTTTGCCGAGGCCCAGATGGCCCGCGAGCGAGGCCGCCTCGTGCGAGGCGCCTTCCATGAAATCGCCGTCCGAGGCGAAAACGTAGGTGTTGTGGTCCACCACCTCGTGCCCCTCGCGATTATAGACGGCGGCCATATGGGTTTCGGCGATGGCCATGCCCACGGCAGTCATGATGCCCTGTCCGAGTGGGCCTGTGGTCATCTCCGCGCCCGGTGTGAGCCCGTATTCGGGATGGCCGGGTGTTTTGCTCCCCCACTGGCGAAAGTTGATTAGTTCATCGAGCGAAAGATCGTGGCCGGTTAGATGCAGAGCCGAGTAGAGAAGCATCGAGGCATGGCCGCACGAGAGCACAAAGCGGTCGCGATCAAACCAAGCTGTGTTTCGCGGATTAAATTTCATGATGCGTGAGAAAAGGACATAGGCCGCAGGCGCGAGGGCCATCGGGGTGCCCGGGTGCCCAGATTTTGCCTTCTGAACCGCGTCCATCGACAGGGTGCGGATGGTGTTGATGCAAAGCTCGTCCAGGGCCGTGCCTTGGGTGTTCGAGTTCGTGCTTGGAGACATGCCTAAAGTGCTTTCCTAAGGGAAAAATTCCGCAAACCGGTGAGGGTTTTCATGCGGAAAAAAAATAGCTATGTACAAGCTGTAAAGCTTCAGGTTGTTATTTATCGGAAATCCATCAAACTATATCGCGAGACGACCCTTTTTGCGAGTCCGCCGAGAGTTTTGCCCGGTGTCGCTGAATTGTATCAAGCCAGCCAAGCA from Nitrospinaceae bacterium encodes the following:
- a CDS encoding ABC transporter permease, with product MTSWFQSFPYFLKEALLDMRENRAVAALTVMTTMISLILFGALWIVQVNVSYLIENWRERFQIEIFFKEDTTPAQKAAIRALLIKHEAVDRIAERSATEALKSFRVQLGPNADILDGLGKEVLPPSMQVILRPDSRTTANIESLMARVRLMPGVERLRNDLVWLRRLEGAIWLLRLAVWTVSVLLGLGVLFIIANTIRLTLFARRDDIAIMHLVGATDGFIRTPYVTEGVLCGALGGAMAYAVLLMVYHAIFLPMLSGFSGVDISIQPGGWPLGFILLGTGASLGFLGSSLTVGHYLRKQRE
- a CDS encoding PASTA domain-containing protein; this translates as MKTMTGTRTKANSFNSLDWSKTMQKNRITGIITLLTFAILFFLLAAAPRAEALKILSHSGTWKSRIMVGHSGKCLDVVVASKADGANVQQWSCHGGSNQSWEFVNTGQNYFQIKNVNSGKCLDVAVASMADGGNIHQFACHGGNNQKWALVKKSVEYYQIKPAHSGKCLDVVVASKADGANIQQWGCHGGNNQYWKISLPNFVGMALTQAQAALVALGLSPDKGVPLALSYTNIANRLDLQGQVSAQSPVAGFTGGVSSVALKVYKSGTLVPNLAYKTLAEAQAALAAVGLIASSEITYQLIISSPESASRNGQVDAQNPAANSIAAPGTSVALRLFQVMLKLPNVVSMTKTQADATFAAAKMSEMGVKVTATYPEVFNKPDLHGKVLTQTPTGGTIPYVNSVAITVGRNVNRVPRYIPEQTSQAQYLEAVKNAGLTYIVYSDQKSSSYKRQKQVVYNARPDAGSVVAPGTKIIVYSKWIFY
- the tkt gene encoding transketolase — its product is MSPSTNSNTQGTALDELCINTIRTLSMDAVQKAKSGHPGTPMALAPAAYVLFSRIMKFNPRNTAWFDRDRFVLSCGHASMLLYSALHLTGHDLSLDELINFRQWGSKTPGHPEYGLTPGAEMTTGPLGQGIMTAVGMAIAETHMAAVYNREGHEVVDHNTYVFASDGDFMEGASHEAASLAGHLGLGKLIVLFDDNKITIEGSTDLAYTEDVAKRFESYGWHVQNIGDVANDLNKLESAFGDAKAESSKPSLVILRSHIGFGSPNFVDTATAHGAPLGDEEIELTKKSYGWPEKEKFLVPDEVAAHMGQAARRGAESEAAWNTKLSDYRSAHPELAEKFEAALTGDLPQGWDADIPVFSPADGAIATRAVSGKVLNAIAGNLPSLMGGSADLAGSNNTLISGEGDFLKGSYEGRNMRWGVREHVMCAAASGMSLHGGIRPYTATFFVFTDYARPAIRLAALMGQPVIYLMTHDSIGLGEDGPTHQPVEHLASLRVMPNLSLIRPGDANEVAFAWRAAIERKDGPTMLVLTRQGLPTLDRENLGGAEGVLKGAYILSKEGGEEPDVILIGTGSEVSLCLAAKDMLSVQGVDARVVSMPSWDLFRAQSQSYRDEVLPPGVRARLSVEAGASQGWLEWVGDAGGVIAMSGFGASAPAKVSFEKFGFTPENIARRAAKLK
- the tsaD gene encoding tRNA (adenosine(37)-N6)-threonylcarbamoyltransferase complex transferase subunit TsaD encodes the protein MREVNLYVLGVESSCDETAAAVLDFEDASLAPRVLSNIVASQDDVHSRFGGVVPELASRRHLESIEPVILAALDGAAVSLDDIAGVAATRGPGLIVALLVGLSAAKALSWSKGLPLVGVNHLDGHIHSLYLDNPAPGQAGEPAPGAFGGPPPYPHLAFVASGGHTDFYRVEERGQVRHLGGTLDDAVGEAYDKVAATMGLGYPGGATIDRLHGEFWKEKKNGAKPLELPRPFLKDRPYEFSFSGLKTAVLNYLKKNDFYRSDRSLAPWERPQEIPLDEVRRVAAGFQEAAVEVLVEKVDGAVKAEGLGAVSLSGGVAANSLLRERLLAKSEASGWTLHLPARRYCTDNAAMIACSGGFSLLREGPGAFHDFLEMDADPAWEL
- a CDS encoding S41 family peptidase, coding for MSKNRKFGGWLLWLAAAGGLAVGIAVGPLGITSAREKSAYPELRTFTEVLSLVESNYVNEIEGQKLIRGAIRGMLKTLDPHTSYMSPEFYKEMQVETSGRFGGLGIEITTRGGILTVVTPIEDTPAYREGVKAGDQIIEIEGKSTKEMNLQGAVRQLRGRPGTKVTITVFRKSEEKPLKFTITREVIRIKSVGSRKLRNGIGYVRIRSFQSTTGREVSKAVKKFENEKIKALVLDLRNNPGGLLSQAVSVSNLFLGSGQLIVYTKGRMENQQNRYTSSEDGFKTKMPVVVLVNPGSASASEIVAGAIQDLKRATIMGEKTFGKGSVQTIVPLTDGSGLRLTTALYYTPKGRLIQGKGIEPDIIVSQPSRSSRRRIIRERDLPGHLPSEDEKKGIKTVKPSDSESSAAVVQGAEPGKLKDVQLERAIDYLLGNAKAETKGSVGS
- a CDS encoding peptidoglycan DD-metalloendopeptidase family protein, producing the protein MPKMVVSRQLACVFTFVLALMVGTEGTPTLGAQTLQGLDREIKKDESQLRRIEERLAKERDLVSKGQLQTESLLTSLDRLSARLSVEDQSLRLLARQEARSVVRHKEIFAKVEKMREEQVERKKKLRQRLRALYMGGSAGSVRLIVMSRSVWDLVDRWSFVSRLTRHDQRLLLGYREAEVRLGEARAEAEAEVERQSSLKKKQARVKARLARYYSRRSRRLTHLEKNKTRRRRVVKALEGSRDAMRDAITTLMKSRDSRIDRDAVLFDKMEGRLPWPVSGKILRQSNGKASRGIRIRAPEGTSISSVAAGEVVYSDWVRGYGRLLILRHGAGIYTVYGGTGEVLVERGEKVGAGRVIARVGTTGVLGESALYFEIRRGSIPLKALQWLAPRG
- the ftsE gene encoding cell division ATP-binding protein FtsE, which codes for MIRIAGIWKRYEDGRYVLQNIDLQVRRGEFVFITGPSGAGKTTLLSLLYGAEVSDRGQVFVAGRNITHLRRKELSRLRRGIGVVFQDFKLLHRRTVFENIAFCQRAIGVSASEARRRVYAVLKLVRLAEKRDLSPKVLSGGEQQRVAIARALVNRPPLLIADEPTGNLDPDMAQEVMDVFREVNRLATTVVVATHDRSVIEYIGARTVHLENGQVIS